GTTTGTTCGTTACTTTGATGAGCAAGGTTTGCCAATCGGCTCTCATAAAAATGAGCAAGGGCAGATTTACACCAACGGTCAAAGCTGGCCTGTGATTTCTGGTTTCGCGACTCAAGAGCGTGCAACGCAAGCGCTAGATTCTGTTTACAGCAAGCTGAACACGGCCAATGGTATCAAGCTTTCAACTCCTGGTTACAACGGTTTTGATCCACAGCTAGGTGGCGTATCAACGTATCCACCCGGCGCTAAAGAGAATGGTGGTATCTTCTTACATTCAAACCCTTGGGTAATGATCGCAGAAGCGAAAATGGGCAACGGCGAACGTGCGTATGAGTACTATCGTCAAATCAACCCAGCTTCTAAGAACGACGACATTGACACCTTTGAATCTGAGCCTTACTGCTATCCTCAAAACATCTTGGGTGACGAACATAAACAGTTCGGTCTAGGCCGTAATGCTTGGCTTTCTGGTACTTCATCTTGGACCTACGTTGCTGGTACGCAATGGATTCTGGGTGTCCGTCCTGAAGTAGATGGTTTGCTGGTGGACCCTTGTATTCCGTCTGAGTGGCCTGAATTCAAAGTGCGTCGTCAGTTCCGTGGCGCGACATACCATATTCATGTCTCTAACCCGAATAACGTGTGTAAGGGTGTGGTTGAAATGAAGGTCAATGGTGACCTGATTTCAGGTAACAAGGCGCCAGTGTTTACATCTGGTGAGCACACCATCGAGGTGATTTTAGGCTAACAAAGAGAAGGGCGCTTTATGCGCCCTTTATTGGTTTTTGGTTTCTCTTTAGTGTCGCTTTATTTTTGTTGCATCACTGTGGTTGATAGCTAGCTTGGCATTGCCAAGTAAAGGTTTGAGATTGATTCGGGCTAAGCGTCAATAGGCCAATCAGGTTATTGAAGGAATCAGCTGGGCAAGTCATTGGTTCTATTGCAATACTTTGCTCGCTAGTCGGCGTGTACAACTGAACGAATGGGTAGCTCGCATTTTGTTGGTAACGAATAGCGGCAGACGAATCTGAGAGTGTCAAAGTAAGTTGGTTGGTTGCAGCCGCTTCAAATTCAAAGCAGTGGTTCAGGCTTTGATTAGTTAGGGCGTTATTCAGAGATGAACGGTCAAAAGCACGCTTTTCACCATTTGGCAGGTCGTTCTCGTGTATGACCTCAGTACAAGGTGACATAGTGAGTTCACACTGTTCTAACTCAGTACCGAGCGAGAAATAAGGGTGCCAAGCATCACCGAACGGGAATGTAGAATCACCAAGGTTAGAAACAGTTGTTGAAGACGTGAGTCTACCCTTGATGTCGACAGTGAAGGTGACTTCAAGTTTGAAAGAAAACGGGAATCCTGGGTGCAAAGACGACGTTTGATATTGCAACGTCACACTGGCTGATTCTTCGTTGGTTACGCTGTTTGTGATTGAAAAAGGTTGGTTGTAAAGCAGGCCATGTACGGCGTGATCAGACCAAGGAAAGTTAGCCGGGAGTTGATGGTTTTGGTTATCGAAACTGTAACGTCCTAAGTTTAAACGGTTTGGAAAAGGGAATAATTTAGCACTACGGGAAAAGAACGGATATTGGTTGATCAGTTCATCATAATTCTGATAGCCACAAATAAAAGAGAATGGACTGTTATTTACGATATATTTATTAATAACAGCACCAAATCCGTTAATTATTTGAAGTTCTATTCCATGTTTGTGATTTATTAATGTGACAGAGTCAATATTTCCAAACTTTTCATTTATAATTTTAAACATGTTGAT
The Vibrio cyclitrophicus DNA segment above includes these coding regions:
- a CDS encoding aldose 1-epimerase, with the translated sequence MFKIINEKFGNIDSVTLINHKHGIELQIINGFGAVINKYIVNNSPFSFICGYQNYDELINQYPFFSRSAKLFPFPNRLNLGRYSFDNQNHQLPANFPWSDHAVHGLLYNQPFSITNSVTNEESASVTLQYQTSSLHPGFPFSFKLEVTFTVDIKGRLTSSTTVSNLGDSTFPFGDAWHPYFSLGTELEQCELTMSPCTEVIHENDLPNGEKRAFDRSSLNNALTNQSLNHCFEFEAAATNQLTLTLSDSSAAIRYQQNASYPFVQLYTPTSEQSIAIEPMTCPADSFNNLIGLLTLSPNQSQTFTWQCQASYQPQ